The sequence below is a genomic window from Sphingobacterium sp. ML3W.
AGCACTCAAGTATTCACCAAACGCCTATATCACAATTGTTGGTTGTTATGCCCAATTAAAACCTGCTGAAATTGCCGAAATTCCAGGAGTAGATATGGTTTTAGGTGCAGCTGAGAAATTCAATATTATTGAACACATCAATGATTTGACAAAAAACGAAAAAGCAATCGTTCATAATGCACCTATTGATGAAACGAATCAATTTGTGTCAGCTTATTCCATTGGGGATCGTACGCGTACATTCTTGAAAGTTCAGGATGGTTGTGACTATTCTTGTACTTTTTGCACCATCCCTCTTGCGCGTGGTGCAAGTCGGTCGGGTAAAATCGATGATATTGTGCGTCAAGCAGAAGAAATTGCAGCCTCAGGTGTGAAAGAAATCGTACTTACAGGAGTTAATATTGGTGATTTTGGGATTCGTGATGGGCTAAGACAAGATAAATTCTTGGATCTTGTAAAAGCTTTGGATGAAGTACAAGGGATTGATCGTATTCGTATCTCCTCGATTGAACCTAATCTTTTAGCAAATGAGATTATCGAATTTGTAGCACAATCAAAACGTTTTGTCCCTCATTTTCATATGCCACTACAATCTGGTAATAATAAAGTGTTGAGTATGATGCGCCGCCGTTATAAGCGAGAACTTTATGCACAGCGTGTGGAGAAAATTAAACAATTAATGCCCGATTGTTGTATTGGAGTGGATGTAATTGTTGG
It includes:
- the mtaB gene encoding tRNA (N(6)-L-threonylcarbamoyladenosine(37)-C(2))-methylthiotransferase MtaB — translated: MSKKVAFYTLGCKLNFSETSSIGRVFQDAGYETTPFNSAADVYVINTCSVTDHADKKCRKVVKEALKYSPNAYITIVGCYAQLKPAEIAEIPGVDMVLGAAEKFNIIEHINDLTKNEKAIVHNAPIDETNQFVSAYSIGDRTRTFLKVQDGCDYSCTFCTIPLARGASRSGKIDDIVRQAEEIAASGVKEIVLTGVNIGDFGIRDGLRQDKFLDLVKALDEVQGIDRIRISSIEPNLLANEIIEFVAQSKRFVPHFHMPLQSGNNKVLSMMRRRYKRELYAQRVEKIKQLMPDCCIGVDVIVGFPGETHEDFIDTYNFLNEMDISYLHVFTYSERENTIAAQMEGAVPGSQRSERSKMLHILSEKKRRAFYEKQLDKVGEVLFESDEKEGFMHGFSKNYVKVRTAYDPLLVNEVANVKFLSITENCEVEIEELKEQLVH